The Phragmites australis chromosome 15, lpPhrAust1.1, whole genome shotgun sequence genome window below encodes:
- the LOC133893029 gene encoding eukaryotic translation initiation factor 5A-like, protein MSDSEEHHFESKADAGASKTYPQQAGTIRKNGYIVIKNRPCKVVEVSTSKTGKHGHAKCHFVAIDIFNGKKLEDIVPSSHNCDVPHVNRTDYQLIDISEDGFVSLLTESGTTKDDLRLPADEALQAQIKSGNEEGKDMILTVMSAMGEEQICAVKEIGGKA, encoded by the exons ATGTCGGACTCGGAGGAGCACCACTTCGAGTCCAAGGCCGACGCCGGAGCCTCCAAGACCTACCCGCAGCAGGCCGGCACCATCCGCAAGAACGGATACATCGTCATCAAGAACCGCCCGTGCAAG GTTGTTGAGGTCTCCACTTCTAAGACTGGGAAGCATGGTCATGCAAAGTGCCACTTTGTCGCCATAGACATTTTCAATGGAAAGAAGCTTGAGGATATTGTTCCTTCATCCCACAACTGTGAC GTTCCACACGTCAATCGTACTGATTATCAGCTGATTGACATTTCTGAAGATGGCTTT GTCAGCCTTTTGACTGAGAGTGGCACCACTAAGGATGACCTGAGGCTTCCCGCTGATGAAGCTCTGCAGGCCCAG ATCAAGAGTGGAAATGAAGAAGGAAAGGACATGATCCTGACTGTAATGTCCGCCATGGGCGAAGAACAGATCTGCGCTGTCAAGGAGATTGGGGGCAAAGCCTAA
- the LOC133893593 gene encoding suppressor of RPS4-RLD 1-like isoform X1 — protein MGSDRAELARLSSGRNWSKAIRLLDAILARSPSSIHDLCNRAFCYSKLELHKHVVKDCDRALQLDPALLQAYVLKGKALSALGKKEDALVVWKQGYEIAVRDTMDLKQLLELEELVSSVKIFESTESSDHVMDASPCDTKVVISEDRVVDTSFTAATTADTKTVVCEEAIGNSKVCSNGDTKLMNNNNNKVDNNKGLSSPVKDTTGAQAPKKAPKLYKKNKGKATKDINGRAEGGAERRSSGESETIALDQTLFATKISKSSKSISLDFRLSRGIAQVNEGSYDQAISIFDQILRETPTYPEALIGRGTAYAFQRELDSAISDFTQAIQSNPSAGEAWKRRGQARAALGEFNEAIEDLTKALEFEPNSPDILHERGIVNFKFKDYNSALEDLSTCVKRDKKNSSAHTYLGLTLSALGEYKHAEDEHLIGIKYDESFLDCWAHLAQLYLDLAYPEKLLNCLEKAIQIDSRFAKAYHLRGILYHGMGRHRSAIKELSVALTYEGSSIECLYLRASCHHAIGEYKAAIKDYDDVLDLELDSMDKFVLQCLAFYQKEMALYIASKANLEFSQFNIDDDVDPLFKEYWCKRLHPKNVAEKVYRQPPLRISLRSGRLSKQDFKFTKHQTTLLLAADSIGKKIQYNCRGFLPNQRQYRMAGLAAIEIAQKVSKAWRFLRNPKNIAKLVRRDKLNMSQNRGGYCSTSTLSGSPPSSPNEDRVSSGISLSWQDVYNIAVKWRQISEPCDPVVWVNKLSEEFNSGFGSHTPMLLGQAKVVRYYPYYQRVLEAAKTIMLDLKYVNNAEDRAIFLTDIEKLKKIEVASSCSDLYHIVGETYWVATRCDSMALQGRRLEGTRITTQNMGKTGFDFAIRTPCTPSRWEEYDEEMTAAWEAICEAYCNDTNPTRDPGTLDAVKDAILRMTYYWYNFMPLSRGSAVVGYVVLLGLFLAANMDVTASIPPDVQVDWEAILTPDPDAFVDAVKPWLYPSIKISRSLKDYTDVSCAFSTTGSVVAALTSVDP, from the exons atgggctCCGACCGCGCGGAGCTAGCGAGACTCAGCAGCGGCCGCAACTGGTCCAAGGCCATCCGCCTCCTCGACGCCATCCTCGCGCGATCCCCCTCCTCCATCCACGACCTCTG CAACAGGGCCTTCTGCTACTCCAAGCTCGAGCTCCACAAGCACGTCGTCAAGGACTGCGACCGCGCGCTGCAGCTCGACCCCGCACTGCTCCAGGCATACGTCCTCAAAG GCAAGGCACTGTCTGCATTAGGGAAAAAAGAGgatgctttggttgtttggaagCAAGGATATGAAATTGCTGTCCGTGACACGATGGACCTGAAACAGTTGCTTGAGTTGGAAGAATTAGTTTCTTCTGTTAAAATTTTTGAGTCAACTGAGTCTTCAGACCATGTCATGGATGCATCGCCGTGTGATACCAAAGTTGTTATCTCAGAAGATCGTGTTGTTGACACGTCGTTCACTGCAGCTACAACGGCTGATACGAAAACTGTTGTCTGTGAAGAGGCCATTGGTAATTCCAAAGTTTGTTCAAATGGTGATACAAAGCTGatgaataataataataataaggtGGACAATAATAAAGGTTTGAGCAGTCCAGTCAAAGACACCACAGGGGCTCAAGCTCCCAAGAAAGCTCCAAAGCTATATaagaaaaacaaaggaaaagctacaaaagatatAAATGGCCGAGCTGAAGGTGGGGCGGAGAGAAGAAGTTCTGGTGAAAGTGAAACCATAGCACTAGATCAAACACTATTTGCTACAAAAATATCAAAGTCATCAAAATCAATAAGCTTGGATTTCCGGCTTTCCAGAGGCATTGCACAG GTAAACGAAGGAAGCTATGACCAAGCAATATCCATTTTTGATCAG ATATTGCGAGAAACTCCAACATATCCTGAGGCACTGATTGGAAGGGGCACAGCTTATGCGTTTCAAAGAGAATTGGATTCTGCTATTTCTGACTTCACCCAG GCTATACAATCTAACCCATCAGCTGGGGAGGCATGGAAGCGACGGGGACAAGCCCGCGCTGCTTTAGGAGAGTTCAATGAG GCCATTGAGGACTTGACTAAAGCATTGGAATTTGAACCAAATTCTCCTGATATTTTACACGAAAGAG GAATTGTGAACTTCAAATTCAAGGACTACAACTCTGCACTCGAAGATCTCTCAACATGTGTGAAGCGTGACAAGAAGAATAGCTCTGCACACACTTATTTA GGTCTTACTCTTTCTGCACTTGGAGAGTACAAACATGCTGAAGATGAGCATCTCATTGGTATAAAGTATGACGAGAGTTTCCTTGATTGTTGGGCTCACCTTGCTCAG CTTTATCTTGATTTGGCTTATCCAGAGAAGTTGTTGAATTGCCTTGAGAAAGCTATTCAAATTGATTCGAG GTTTGCAAAAGCATACCATCTACGTGGAATTCTCTACCATGGAATGGGTCGACATAG GAGCGCTATTAAAGAATTATCAGTTGCTTTGACATATGAGGGTTCAAGCATAGAGTGCTTATACTTGCGCGCCTCGTGCCATCATGCAATTGGAGAATATAAAGCAGCG ataaaaGATTATGATGATGTACTCGATTTGGAACTTGATTCCATGGATAAATTTGTGTTGCAATGTTTAGCCTTCTATCAG AAGGAAATGGCTTTGTATATCGCTTCAAAGGCTAATTTAGAGTTCTCTCAGTTCAACATTGACGATGATGTTGACCCACTATTCAAG GAATACTGGTGCAAACGACTTCATCCCAAAAATGTGGCTGAGAAGGTTTATCGCCAACCACCATTGCGGATCTCTTTGAGAAGTGGGCGCCTTAGCAAGCAAGACTTCAAATTCACAAAACATCAAACAACTCTTCTTCTAGCTGCAGATTCAATCGGGAAGAAGATTCAATACAATTGTCGTGGCTTCTTACCAAATCAACGTCAG TACCGCATGGCCGGGTTGGCCGCTATTGAGATTGCTCAGAAAGTCTCCAAGGCTTGGCGCTTTCTAAGGAATCCAAAGAACATTGCAAAGTTAGTTAGAAGGGATAAGCTTAACATGAGCCAGAACAGGGGAGGTTATTGTAGCACCAGCACTTTGTCTGGATCTCCACCGTCCAGTCCAAATGAAGACAGGGTCTCCTCTGGGATATCTCTGTCCTGGCAGGATGTCTATAACATTGCTGTTAAGTGGAGACAGATTTCTGAACCTTGTGATCCAGTTGTTTGGGTCAATAAGCTAAG TGAAGAGTTCAATTCTGGATTTGGTTCTCATACCCCAATGCTTCTTGGTCAAGCAAAAGTTGTTCGCTACTATCCGTATTACCAAAG AGTTTTGGAAGCTGCGAAGACCATAATGCTTGACTTGAAGTATGTCAATAATGCAGAGGACCGTGCAATCTTTCTTACGGATATTGAAAAGTTGAAAAAG ATAGAAGTTGCATCATCATGCTCAGATTTGTACCATATAGTTGGCGAGACCTATTGGGTCGCTACAAGATGTGACAGCATGGCGCTTCAGGG GAGGCGTCTTGAAGGGACAAGAATTACCACTCAAAATAT GGGCAAGACAGGATTTGACTTTGCAATACGAACACCTTGTACACCATCTAGATGGGAGGAGTATGACGAAGAAATGACTGCAGCCTGGGAG GCCATTTGTGAAGCATATTGTAATGACACAAACCCCACACGTGACCCTGGTACGCTCGATGCTGTGAAGGACGCGATACTGCGAATGACATATTACTG GTACAATTTCATGCCTCTTTCAAGAGGCTCAGCTGTTGTTGGTTACGTGGTGTTGCTCGGTTTATTTCTGGCTGCAAACATGGATGTTACTGCCAGCATTCCACCAGATGTCCAAGTTGATTGGGAGGCGATTCTGACTCCGGATCCTGACGCATTTGTTGACGCCGTCAAGCCCTGGCTGTACCCATCCATAAAAATAAGCAGGAGCTTGAAAGATTACACTGATGTCAGCTGCGCGTTCAGTACAACAGGATCAGTTGTAGCAGCCCTAACTTCTGTTGACCCATAG
- the LOC133893593 gene encoding suppressor of RPS4-RLD 1-like isoform X2 yields MGSDRAELARLSSGRNWSKAIRLLDAILARSPSSIHDLCNRAFCYSKLELHKHVVKDCDRALQLDPALLQAYVLKGKALSALGKKEDALVVWKQGYEIAVRDTMDLKQLLELEELVSSVKIFESTESSDHVMDASPCDTKVVISEDRVVDTSFTAATTADTKTVVCEEAIGNSKVCSNGDTKLMNNNNNKVDNNKGLSSPVKDTTGAQAPKKAPKLYKKNKGKATKDINGRAEGGAERRSSGESETIALDQTLFATKISKSSKSISLDFRLSRGIAQVNEGSYDQAISIFDQILRETPTYPEALIGRGTAYAFQRELDSAISDFTQAIQSNPSAGEAWKRRGQARAALGEFNEAIEDLTKALEFEPNSPDILHERGIVNFKFKDYNSALEDLSTCVKRDKKNSSAHTYLGLTLSALGEYKHAEDEHLIGIKYDESFLDCWAHLAQLYLDLAYPEKLLNCLEKAIQIDSRFAKAYHLRGILYHGMGRHRSAIKELSVALTYEGSSIECLYLRASCHHAIGEYKAAIKDYDDVLDLELDSMDKFVLQCLAFYQKEMALYIASKANLEFSQFNIDDDVDPLFKEYWCKRLHPKNVAEKVYRQPPLRISLRSGRLSKQDFKFTKHQTTLLLAADSIGKKIQYNCRGFLPNQRQYRMAGLAAIEIAQKVSKAWRFLRNPKNIAKLVRRDKLNMSQNRGGYCSTSTLSGSPPSSPNEDRVSSGISLSWQDVYNIAVKWRQISEPCDPVVWVNKLSEEFNSGFGSHTPMLLGQAKVVRYYPYYQRVLEAAKTIMLDLKYVNNAEDRAIFLTDIEKLKKIEVASSCSDLYHIVGETYWVATRCDSMALQGRRLEGTRITTQNMGKTGFDFAIRTPCTPSRWEEYDEEMTAAWENMIFCNCRIPDCFQTCCDSLFKHLFRSLGTSNSCNGKNLRLQTTCVYRLL; encoded by the exons atgggctCCGACCGCGCGGAGCTAGCGAGACTCAGCAGCGGCCGCAACTGGTCCAAGGCCATCCGCCTCCTCGACGCCATCCTCGCGCGATCCCCCTCCTCCATCCACGACCTCTG CAACAGGGCCTTCTGCTACTCCAAGCTCGAGCTCCACAAGCACGTCGTCAAGGACTGCGACCGCGCGCTGCAGCTCGACCCCGCACTGCTCCAGGCATACGTCCTCAAAG GCAAGGCACTGTCTGCATTAGGGAAAAAAGAGgatgctttggttgtttggaagCAAGGATATGAAATTGCTGTCCGTGACACGATGGACCTGAAACAGTTGCTTGAGTTGGAAGAATTAGTTTCTTCTGTTAAAATTTTTGAGTCAACTGAGTCTTCAGACCATGTCATGGATGCATCGCCGTGTGATACCAAAGTTGTTATCTCAGAAGATCGTGTTGTTGACACGTCGTTCACTGCAGCTACAACGGCTGATACGAAAACTGTTGTCTGTGAAGAGGCCATTGGTAATTCCAAAGTTTGTTCAAATGGTGATACAAAGCTGatgaataataataataataaggtGGACAATAATAAAGGTTTGAGCAGTCCAGTCAAAGACACCACAGGGGCTCAAGCTCCCAAGAAAGCTCCAAAGCTATATaagaaaaacaaaggaaaagctacaaaagatatAAATGGCCGAGCTGAAGGTGGGGCGGAGAGAAGAAGTTCTGGTGAAAGTGAAACCATAGCACTAGATCAAACACTATTTGCTACAAAAATATCAAAGTCATCAAAATCAATAAGCTTGGATTTCCGGCTTTCCAGAGGCATTGCACAG GTAAACGAAGGAAGCTATGACCAAGCAATATCCATTTTTGATCAG ATATTGCGAGAAACTCCAACATATCCTGAGGCACTGATTGGAAGGGGCACAGCTTATGCGTTTCAAAGAGAATTGGATTCTGCTATTTCTGACTTCACCCAG GCTATACAATCTAACCCATCAGCTGGGGAGGCATGGAAGCGACGGGGACAAGCCCGCGCTGCTTTAGGAGAGTTCAATGAG GCCATTGAGGACTTGACTAAAGCATTGGAATTTGAACCAAATTCTCCTGATATTTTACACGAAAGAG GAATTGTGAACTTCAAATTCAAGGACTACAACTCTGCACTCGAAGATCTCTCAACATGTGTGAAGCGTGACAAGAAGAATAGCTCTGCACACACTTATTTA GGTCTTACTCTTTCTGCACTTGGAGAGTACAAACATGCTGAAGATGAGCATCTCATTGGTATAAAGTATGACGAGAGTTTCCTTGATTGTTGGGCTCACCTTGCTCAG CTTTATCTTGATTTGGCTTATCCAGAGAAGTTGTTGAATTGCCTTGAGAAAGCTATTCAAATTGATTCGAG GTTTGCAAAAGCATACCATCTACGTGGAATTCTCTACCATGGAATGGGTCGACATAG GAGCGCTATTAAAGAATTATCAGTTGCTTTGACATATGAGGGTTCAAGCATAGAGTGCTTATACTTGCGCGCCTCGTGCCATCATGCAATTGGAGAATATAAAGCAGCG ataaaaGATTATGATGATGTACTCGATTTGGAACTTGATTCCATGGATAAATTTGTGTTGCAATGTTTAGCCTTCTATCAG AAGGAAATGGCTTTGTATATCGCTTCAAAGGCTAATTTAGAGTTCTCTCAGTTCAACATTGACGATGATGTTGACCCACTATTCAAG GAATACTGGTGCAAACGACTTCATCCCAAAAATGTGGCTGAGAAGGTTTATCGCCAACCACCATTGCGGATCTCTTTGAGAAGTGGGCGCCTTAGCAAGCAAGACTTCAAATTCACAAAACATCAAACAACTCTTCTTCTAGCTGCAGATTCAATCGGGAAGAAGATTCAATACAATTGTCGTGGCTTCTTACCAAATCAACGTCAG TACCGCATGGCCGGGTTGGCCGCTATTGAGATTGCTCAGAAAGTCTCCAAGGCTTGGCGCTTTCTAAGGAATCCAAAGAACATTGCAAAGTTAGTTAGAAGGGATAAGCTTAACATGAGCCAGAACAGGGGAGGTTATTGTAGCACCAGCACTTTGTCTGGATCTCCACCGTCCAGTCCAAATGAAGACAGGGTCTCCTCTGGGATATCTCTGTCCTGGCAGGATGTCTATAACATTGCTGTTAAGTGGAGACAGATTTCTGAACCTTGTGATCCAGTTGTTTGGGTCAATAAGCTAAG TGAAGAGTTCAATTCTGGATTTGGTTCTCATACCCCAATGCTTCTTGGTCAAGCAAAAGTTGTTCGCTACTATCCGTATTACCAAAG AGTTTTGGAAGCTGCGAAGACCATAATGCTTGACTTGAAGTATGTCAATAATGCAGAGGACCGTGCAATCTTTCTTACGGATATTGAAAAGTTGAAAAAG ATAGAAGTTGCATCATCATGCTCAGATTTGTACCATATAGTTGGCGAGACCTATTGGGTCGCTACAAGATGTGACAGCATGGCGCTTCAGGG GAGGCGTCTTGAAGGGACAAGAATTACCACTCAAAATAT GGGCAAGACAGGATTTGACTTTGCAATACGAACACCTTGTACACCATCTAGATGGGAGGAGTATGACGAAGAAATGACTGCAGCCTGGGAG AATATGATATTCTGCAACTGTAGAATACCAGATTGCTTCCAGACCTGTTGTGATAGCCTGTTCAAACACCTTTTTAGAAGCCTAGGCACCTCAAACAGTTGCAATGGAAAGAATTTAAGACTGCAGACCACATGTGTGTATAGACTTCTATAA